cattgccgtcgagtagattctgagtcatagcgaccctacccaTGACCTAGAAAATAAGTTATATGGGGATCGTACGGCAACCTGGAAGCAAACTCTtgatcacaatagcaaaagggcAAGGGTGAATGATTTGGAATTACTTTTTGGGGTCAAGCCTCTACCCCAGACATTTATAGTCACTGACTGAACTGAAACAAGACTGCTGAGATCATCTACATTGTCATTTCTAAGTTACTTCAAGCTGTGTAAAAGAAGGATTATTCCAAGTTTATGTAGCCTTTAGATGTAATTCCTCAAttttatactgaaaaaaaaaaaaaaaaaaaaatttttttttttttttctatagtctcAAGTCCCCCTCAAGgcatttttaagagaaaatgtttatttttgcttAGTGTGCCCTTTTCCTCCTTGCTTGGGAAAATTAACAGTCACAAGAAGACCATGGACTTGGGGAGAGTCACATAAGACCAACAGTGTGGTACTCTCATACTCTGGATCCCAGCTGTAGTTCCAGCTCTGTGTCAGTGTTCTGTCCTGTCAAAGtctatttcctcatttgtgaagtGGGGGAGAGGGGAGTTGAATTGGGTGATTAAATCAACATTCAACTAAGCACTTGCTACATGAGATGCAAGATGTACTTCCAGGGATACAAAGATGGGCATGGCATAGTCCCTGCCTCAAGAAACCAACAACCTAATTTGCAAGATAAAtctcacactctcacacacacacacatacatccacaATTTATTGTAGACCTTATGTGTTATTCAGGGAGAGAAAGCAGAGATGGCCAAGGCTTTAAGATATGGTATGGATAGGAAAGCatggaaagaattttaaaaatgacaaacAGTCCATTCTGGGTGTAGTATAAGAGAATAAAGAACTAAAGCTAGGAGAGTTGAAGTCAGGCTATTTTTGAGTTGGTAAATGGTAAGACCAGTCCTTTGCAAAGAGGATTAGCCTGGCAGTTGTGGGTAGAAGTAAATGCTATGGGGAAGATACTGGAGGCAGAAGGCCCGGTAAGAGGTTATTGTAATAGACCAAATAAGTGGCAAAGAAGGCCTGAGCCAGGATGCTGGCAGTGGAAACAGAGCCTAGTAGtcaacacctaacaacattagTCAATATTTTAAGTCAGCCCTTTAAGTTGCTATTAACCCAATCCTTCAAGGCAAGTAACAGACCATGCcaggtaaaaattattaaagtggAGGGCTTATTTGAATAAAGCTTTCCTGAAGCACACTATCAGGAACAAGTGAACCCAGACCCAAGGTGATTTCAGAACGATCACCACCCTCCATGCCTTGTACTCTCACCAAGGCATTTAGCCAACTGtggaaaataaatatacataggAGACTCAAGAAACATCTTAATACAGTATTTATTTGTCTTCCCTCTGTCAAACCCTGAGCCAATCACTTTCCCCAGGCTGCCTGGAGAGGTACAGGGAAAGGAATATATAGGGCAGACGAGACACAGGAAAAAGAACTACGGGAGGTGGAGCCGACTCCTTCACATGGCGAAGAGGATGAGAAAGGCCACCATCAGGCAAAAGAGCCCCATGGCCTCTGAGAGGGCAAAGCCCAGAATGGCGTAGGAGAAGAGCTGCTGCTTCAGAGAAGGGTTCctgggagaagggaaggagaaaacacTGAATATCTAGTccacacaaaaaaggacaaatattaaagGTAGGCTCAGGGAGATTTCCCCTCCTGGAACTCATCTTATGTAATGAGCCTTTCAGGGTGATAACATCATGCCCAAATTCTTGCCCTAACACACCAAAGGTTCTACAGGGACTGAGTGAGGGGCACGAACAATCTAAAATCCTTTAACATGGCCCAGGTATAAACACTACCTCCTCTAGTGAATCAGCCATATCACCATCATAACTTAAGACCTCTAGGCTGGGACACTTAATATCCAGGGCCTTTTTAACCAGGAtagtggaaacccttgtggcatagtggttaagagctacagctgctaaccaaaaagtcagcagtttgaatctaccaggctgtccttggaaactctatggggcagttctactctgtcctatagggtcgctatgagttggaatcgactcaatggcaatgttttctttAACCGGGatggcggagccctggtggtgcagtggttaagagttaggctgctaaccaaaaaggtcagcagttcaaatccacctgccactccttggcaactgtatggggcagttctactctgtcctatagggttgctatgagtccgaatcgactccacagcaatgggtttgctttagtTTTTTTGGAACCAGGATGGCAGAAGCATCCAGAGTACCAGGGTCTATCTAGAGCAGTGTTTTCAAACTTGAAACAGCAGAATCCCAAAGCACAAAACATAAAAAGTCAAATTTCAATGGTTCAAAAGAAGCGGGGGATTTTAAAGGCCTCTTTGACTGGCCTCCCCTCATCCTGTAAGATAATCTTTAAGGGGACATCCTCAGAATCTCAGGGTTTTAtggaacacaattaaaaaaaaaaaaaaaatgcaaggaaacaaaaaaaaaaaacccattgttctAGAGGACAAGAGAAGTCGGGGACAGAACTACCTTCATTCCAAAACAGTCAAGATTTTGGGCCTTAAGACGCTACAAATAATCTGAGGAATTAAGATGATAATAACATATTGTTTAGATAGTAACAATGGGAAAAAGGACTCCCAACTTTGAAAATCAATacataatttgtatttccctcacTCTGACGCCTCACTTTGAAGCATGATGGTTAAGGTAAAGCACCACCAACTTTTAACAGAATTGGGAACACAGAAGCAGTCAGGCTTCTTGTTTCATACAAATCCTGAAAAATAAATCTATTCCCCCAAAGACATTAAGAGAACTTGCTGGTCTTTAGAGGATTAATTTAGTTCTAACAATGAGCTGACCAGAGTAGGCAGGGACCAAATGGTCCCAGCTTTCAGGGACCAGTGGGGCTGGCTGCAGAGGCAGTTTTCCCAGGAGTGACAGAAGGGAATTCCCGGGGATGGGGAAAAACAACACTGAGGCTGTAGACCAGGGattgcaaacattttctgtaaagggcctgacagtaaatattttaggctttgtgggcatTTGAGGTCTTTGTtgtataataaaatacaaaaccctttaaaaatgaaaaaagttcaGATTATACAGGTGTACAAAAGCAGACCTGGTCCTTGGGTCTTAGTTTGCCCACTCCAGCACTAGACAAAAGCTGTccaatagaattttctttgttgatagaaatgttctatacctacacttcCAACTTGTGGctactgagcatttgaaatgtggctagtgtgaatgAGAAATTGAAATCTTAAATTTTACCTAATTTTAACTAATTAGAAGTTAAATTCAAATAGCGATACgcatatgtggctagtggctaccatacagGTAAGTACAGCTCAGGAACACCAAATATTTCCACTCAGACCTTTGAAAAGCCTATCAGAGGGACCAACTTATCTTACCTGGCATAACCAATGATGAGGCTTCCAAATACAGTCCCAATCCCAGCTCCAGAGCCAGCCACTCCGACTGTGGCAGCCCCAGCACCAATGAACTTGGCTGCTGTGTCGACATCCCTTGAGATGGCGCTGGTTTGGAAGCTGCGACTAGGGATAAGTGAGGTCAGAGAACGTGGGGCTGTCAAGCTGCTAAAGCTCTGT
The DNA window shown above is from Elephas maximus indicus isolate mEleMax1 chromosome 4, mEleMax1 primary haplotype, whole genome shotgun sequence and carries:
- the ATP5MC2 gene encoding ATP synthase F(0) complex subunit C2, mitochondrial isoform X1, which translates into the protein MRRVCPPAIPKPRPSLSFCTWSSFPATAPHPLKMYTCTKFVSTPSLVRSASQLLSRPLSTVVLKQPQTLTDESFSSLTAPRSLTSLIPSRSFQTSAISRDVDTAAKFIGAGAATVGVAGSGAGIGTVFGSLIIGYARNPSLKQQLFSYAILGFALSEAMGLFCLMVAFLILFAM
- the ATP5MC2 gene encoding ATP synthase F(0) complex subunit C2, mitochondrial isoform X2 — translated: MHKCFPATAPHPLKMYTCTKFVSTPSLVRSASQLLSRPLSTVVLKQPQTLTDESFSSLTAPRSLTSLIPSRSFQTSAISRDVDTAAKFIGAGAATVGVAGSGAGIGTVFGSLIIGYARNPSLKQQLFSYAILGFALSEAMGLFCLMVAFLILFAM